The genome window TTCTCAGCTGGGAGCAGTAgttcggtaaaggtaaaggtaaagaatGTTAAGAACCTGACAGAGTTCTTACAAAGCTATAATCCCggtttgtttgggagaaggcaCAACACTTAAATTGGTTTCAAACAGGAACAATTTTATAATATAGCTGTGCTCTTCATTTTCCAGAAAATTATAGAGGCCTTCCACTTTCATTTCAGTCCCATTCTGTGCTCACCACGCACTATGTGGGAGGAGAACTCATATTTGTCATGACTCCTGTGGCCACACATATTACATTCAAAAGGATCACGGAAGCCGTGGCACCCCATATGGATGGTGAACATGACATAATCCAAAAAAAGGACACAACAGTGGTCACATCGGTAGACCCTAACGGGTTCACCATCCTTGTTGAAGACTTTCAAGACATCACGGGGACAAATAGTTGGTGGCCTGAAGAGCTCATAAGCCCTAGGATGTTCCTTGAAGGCTAGAAGCCCATTCCGGGCTTGCAAAGGATGAAGGGCCATTTGGTTCTGATGATAGGAATGATTTTGGTGCTCTTCTTGGTTACTGTCTGAGTCTGTGGAATCCTGGCCACTGTTGTTTGGAGAAAGACCTCTGTCAGAAGATAAAGTCTTGTCCCTCATCTGGGTGTGGCTCTTTTCCACTTCCTGGGGGTTGCCATTAGGCACTTCAGGGCGGGTAAGTGCAAGGGGATACAGGCTGCTGATCACAGGGACCATCTCAGACGTTGGGGCTGTTGGGGTCTGCGCAACTGAGCGCAGAGCATCTGAATTAAGATAGCCAATGGCATTGTTAATGGTCTGATCCATCATGCATCCTTGTATCATGACATCCCTCTCCTTCTCATAGGCAAAGCCAGGGCTGTAATTCATTTCAAAGCCAGGGTGTTTTTCACCTACGGGAGTGAAGAAAAATAGGAGTTACAAGGTGAAATTCTAAATttgcatttttagaagaggtagccatgtcagtctgtgctagcattatcaggaaaaacaaaagaaaaataaagaaggtatgggtgaaaataataaaataaagattacttTATTTGCTGATGGttccctattgacagtgaaaaacccattagaaagtatagatagaattaaaattcatttagaaaaatttggaaaaataactggattacgtgtaaattggcaaaaatctgaaataatgtggtataatcataataatttagaacaagaaaagtttgttgataaatatgattttaagatatgtaaatcagttaaagatttaggtatagatttagtaaaagatactcaaaaaataaaggatcataattataataaattaaaaggagatattaaaaagaaactacaggaatatactaacttaaaactttcttggtttggaaggatcacactgataaaaattaattttttatttagaatattacCAATAGagttaacagaagatgattttaaattttggcaggGAAAGATTAACAAATAATGCaatgaagggaagaaagccagaataaataaaaagtatggtataaaacaacaaaaaaggaggtataggcataccaaatataaaaaattattatttggctaatcagttgaggttaattagggaaattatatataacccagttatatggaaaatggaatcatcagaattacaggttgatattgaaaaacatctatttggtatgatcaagaaatataaaataagcaaaattaataACACTTTTTAAAGACTATGTTAAATATCTGATACAagaatagaaagaatttatgtccgtttaactctccattaggattagtgactgaagtagataattttcctgccaatatgtATATGCAATATGTGTATgcggaatt of Pogona vitticeps strain Pit_001003342236 chromosome 6, PviZW2.1, whole genome shotgun sequence contains these proteins:
- the IKZF3 gene encoding zinc finger protein Aiolos isoform X3, which encodes MGTERALVLDRIASNVAKRKSSMPQKFIGEKHPGFEMNYSPGFAYEKERDVMIQGCMMDQTINNAIGYLNSDALRSVAQTPTAPTSEMVPVISSLYPLALTRPEVPNGNPQEVEKSHTQMRDKTLSSDRGLSPNNSGQDSTDSDSNQEEHQNHSYHQNQMALHPLQARNGLLAFKEHPRAYELFRPPTICPRDVLKVFNKDGEPVRVYRCDHCCVLFLDYVMFTIHMGCHGFRDPFECNMCGHRSHDKYEFSSHIVRGEHRMGLK